Proteins encoded by one window of Halorubrum ruber:
- a CDS encoding S8 family serine peptidase, whose translation MTGQAAIRSMKQHSAATQQNFLRYAGSTEGIETVERFWIANAVLAEVDTDEVNIERVTEIKGVDRAHANFELTVPENLQQERASADDVRSASYNTTYGLDQINATEVWDEYDTQGEGVGVAVLDTGVDPDHPDINIDPDNFVEATEDGVENVDPYDSSDHGTHVSGTVVGGNASGEYIGVAPDAELYHGLVIPGGSGSFAQVASGMEWAANESGVDVVSMSLGAEGYFTEMIEPTQNIEAAGKVLVASAGNSYEGSSGSPGNVYESIAAGASNEDGGIASFSSGEEVDTEADWGDAAPSDWPDTYIVPDYAAPGVAVKSAQPGGGYQELSGTSMAAPHISGAYALMLSAAGDIDKSTATEALTETAWAPTEDPDPTRYGDGIIDIKEATDMVALEQEITGTVTDEDGSAIGGASVSTDQGFEATTNEDGEYTVLAETGNVTVTADAFGAESSSQTVEVGDNETVTANFSLGPALGVSLESGQASAVEGGQNVSATVQVANLETYTAELGDGFSAENATVYLNGNEIALGEPVDLGDYSGMATVTVETADGSSGDLSVVHTFEGAGDSLEVTTGPTEVFAEFTQVGVVDDDGEYGSDVASRAASQLPASYELTVIDADTAIDSTGEYDAFVVQQIDEENAEAFADATASVGVGTVYLDQWGSDSNGIEARSSAIGAPAEVDDDLGDESSYTNIATDHPVFDGIDSDTVQIHTGIDVSYFNGAEGTVLADAQFDGDTVPGSGAAVSEERWDVLGAGLGSTLFVNGDEFTEEANTILANMVEVAANPPEPAGTVEVTETTVSPGSNAEVTLQTDVSNVSGYEATIEFDPEKLQVEDVSGEDMADPVMEVDNENGVLFLTQAQAEGADAPEMASIEFEVVDMDNGEEAEVSLVGSESAVFGPDGDSYLTNWDNGHVTVLDGQLGDVNADGEITAGDAVIVQRYIAGLPTEVPDDQIEMLGDVNQDGQITSADVTYILQIVAGIEEPPEMNAADTQSSVTAPSVESTATPSAPAL comes from the coding sequence GTGACGGGACAAGCAGCCATCCGGTCGATGAAACAGCACTCGGCGGCCACCCAGCAGAACTTCCTCCGGTACGCGGGTAGTACGGAGGGAATCGAGACCGTCGAGCGGTTCTGGATCGCGAACGCGGTGCTCGCCGAGGTCGATACGGACGAGGTGAACATCGAGCGCGTCACCGAGATCAAAGGCGTCGACCGCGCACACGCGAACTTCGAGCTGACGGTTCCGGAGAACCTCCAGCAGGAGCGCGCGAGCGCCGACGATGTCCGGTCCGCGAGCTACAACACCACTTACGGCCTCGATCAGATCAACGCGACCGAGGTCTGGGACGAGTACGACACTCAGGGTGAGGGCGTCGGCGTCGCCGTGCTCGACACGGGCGTCGATCCCGATCATCCGGACATCAACATCGACCCCGATAACTTCGTCGAGGCGACCGAGGACGGCGTCGAGAACGTGGACCCGTACGACAGCAGCGACCACGGAACCCACGTTTCCGGGACCGTCGTCGGCGGCAACGCCAGCGGCGAGTACATCGGCGTCGCGCCCGATGCGGAGCTCTACCACGGTCTTGTCATCCCGGGCGGGAGCGGGAGCTTCGCGCAGGTCGCCAGCGGGATGGAGTGGGCCGCCAACGAGTCCGGCGTCGACGTCGTCTCGATGAGCCTGGGTGCGGAAGGCTACTTCACCGAGATGATCGAGCCGACGCAGAACATCGAGGCGGCTGGTAAAGTGCTGGTCGCGTCCGCGGGCAACAGCTACGAGGGTAGCTCCGGGAGCCCGGGGAACGTCTACGAGAGCATCGCCGCGGGCGCCAGCAACGAGGACGGCGGCATCGCCTCGTTCTCCAGCGGTGAGGAAGTCGACACCGAGGCTGACTGGGGCGACGCCGCCCCGAGCGACTGGCCGGACACCTACATCGTGCCCGACTACGCCGCGCCCGGCGTCGCGGTGAAAAGCGCCCAGCCCGGCGGCGGCTACCAAGAGCTCTCCGGCACGTCGATGGCCGCCCCGCACATCAGCGGCGCGTACGCCCTGATGCTCTCCGCGGCCGGCGACATCGACAAGTCCACCGCTACGGAGGCGCTCACGGAGACGGCCTGGGCGCCGACGGAGGATCCCGACCCGACCCGGTACGGTGACGGGATTATCGACATCAAGGAGGCGACCGACATGGTCGCGCTCGAACAGGAGATTACCGGCACGGTGACGGACGAAGACGGTTCGGCCATCGGGGGCGCGTCCGTCTCCACCGACCAAGGCTTCGAAGCGACCACGAACGAGGACGGTGAGTACACGGTGCTCGCCGAGACCGGCAATGTCACCGTTACCGCCGACGCGTTCGGCGCGGAGAGTTCGAGCCAGACGGTCGAAGTCGGTGATAACGAGACCGTCACCGCGAACTTCAGCCTCGGTCCCGCACTCGGCGTCTCGCTCGAGTCCGGCCAGGCGAGCGCCGTCGAAGGCGGCCAGAACGTCTCCGCGACGGTACAGGTCGCGAACCTCGAGACGTACACCGCGGAACTCGGCGACGGCTTCAGTGCCGAGAACGCCACGGTGTACCTGAACGGGAACGAGATCGCGCTCGGTGAACCGGTCGACCTCGGCGACTACAGCGGCATGGCGACCGTGACCGTCGAGACGGCCGACGGCTCCAGCGGCGACCTCTCGGTGGTTCACACCTTCGAGGGCGCCGGTGACAGTCTCGAAGTCACCACGGGCCCGACCGAGGTCTTCGCCGAGTTCACGCAGGTCGGCGTCGTCGATGACGACGGCGAGTACGGCTCTGACGTCGCGAGCCGCGCCGCCAGCCAGCTCCCGGCGAGCTACGAGCTGACAGTCATCGACGCCGACACCGCCATCGACTCGACCGGCGAGTACGATGCGTTCGTCGTCCAGCAAATCGACGAAGAGAACGCCGAGGCGTTCGCGGACGCGACCGCCAGCGTCGGGGTTGGCACGGTCTACCTCGACCAGTGGGGTAGCGACTCCAACGGTATCGAGGCGCGCTCGAGCGCCATCGGTGCGCCCGCCGAAGTCGACGACGACCTCGGCGACGAGTCGTCGTACACGAACATCGCGACCGACCACCCGGTCTTCGACGGCATCGACAGCGACACTGTCCAGATCCACACGGGCATCGACGTGTCGTACTTCAACGGTGCCGAAGGGACCGTGCTCGCCGACGCCCAGTTCGACGGCGACACCGTCCCCGGTAGCGGCGCCGCAGTCAGCGAGGAGCGGTGGGACGTCCTCGGTGCCGGCCTCGGTAGCACGCTATTCGTCAACGGTGACGAGTTTACCGAAGAGGCGAACACCATCCTCGCGAACATGGTCGAGGTCGCGGCGAACCCGCCGGAGCCCGCCGGCACGGTCGAAGTGACCGAGACGACGGTCTCGCCCGGTAGCAACGCCGAAGTGACGCTCCAGACGGACGTCAGCAACGTCTCCGGCTACGAGGCGACGATCGAGTTCGATCCAGAGAAGCTCCAAGTCGAGGACGTCTCCGGCGAGGACATGGCTGACCCCGTGATGGAGGTTGACAACGAGAACGGCGTGCTGTTCCTCACGCAGGCGCAGGCGGAGGGCGCCGACGCGCCCGAGATGGCCTCCATCGAGTTCGAGGTCGTCGACATGGATAACGGCGAGGAGGCCGAAGTCAGCCTCGTCGGCTCCGAGTCCGCGGTCTTCGGCCCCGACGGTGACTCCTACCTCACCAACTGGGACAACGGCCACGTCACGGTCCTCGACGGCCAGCTCGGCGACGTGAACGCCGATGGCGAGATCACCGCCGGTGACGCGGTCATCGTCCAGCGCTACATCGCCGGCCTGCCGACCGAGGTTCCGGACGACCAGATCGAGATGCTCGGTGACGTCAACCAGGACGGACAGATCACGTCCGCTGACGTGACCTACATCCTGCAGATCGTCGCCGGCATCGAGGAACCGCCGGAGATGAACGCCGCGGACACCCAGTCCTCGGTCACCGCTCCGAGCGTCGAATCGACCGCCACGCCGAGCGCACCCGCGCTCTGA
- a CDS encoding DUF7344 domain-containing protein, producing MTVLCERLDEGTRNPDDLNLIYDVLSNYRRRQMLQLLGAESNNSATIPDLASTIAAWEIDVDDPDAVSYDDRKSVQSTIYQHHAPKMADAGLVEFDKRTSRLELTDRANRLGLGGDDADVDGSAGDERKWMSSDAAAVTGVLAVAVSVAATATVAGSPTAFVVLATSIVTGVVTWNRSGR from the coding sequence GTGACCGTACTCTGCGAACGGCTCGATGAGGGCACGAGAAACCCGGACGACCTCAATCTCATCTACGACGTCCTCAGCAACTACCGTCGACGGCAGATGCTTCAACTCCTCGGAGCCGAGTCCAACAACTCGGCGACGATACCCGATCTCGCATCTACTATCGCCGCGTGGGAGATAGATGTCGACGACCCCGACGCAGTCAGCTACGACGACCGAAAGTCGGTACAGTCGACTATCTATCAGCACCACGCGCCCAAGATGGCCGACGCCGGTCTCGTCGAGTTCGACAAGCGGACCAGCCGCCTAGAACTCACCGACCGCGCGAACCGTCTCGGACTCGGCGGAGACGACGCTGACGTCGACGGCTCGGCGGGTGACGAGAGGAAGTGGATGTCTTCAGACGCGGCCGCCGTCACCGGTGTCCTAGCGGTGGCCGTCAGCGTCGCCGCGACGGCGACTGTCGCCGGTTCCCCGACCGCGTTCGTGGTCCTCGCAACCTCCATCGTGACCGGAGTGGTCACTTGGAATCGTTCCGGCCGGTAG
- the pheT gene encoding phenylalanine--tRNA ligase subunit beta — translation MPVVDIDTDELRGLTGRTDTSDEEFKEDLFGLGLEFEGETDDGLLQFEFAPDRLDRLSVEGVARSLRYHYGDDRGVYVPDTNDPEWTIEVDESVPDERPYVTGAVVRGLDLDEAALESLIQLQEKLHATMGRGRAKGAIGIHDLAMVKGAPLQEGAEPSITYRGVDPDGDTFVPLDANDELTPNEVLDEHDTGTTYADLVEGLDRYPAIYDELGLFSFPPVINGKRTEVTTGSRELLVELTGTDQWTIDRMCNIICYALSARGATIEEVKVNYAEGATHPSEYGRELVRPNLDVDEKTVSHDRIETLLGVEFEPEEVVDCFERAGLDASYTLDEDVTYEVSIPPYRVDVLHPLDLVDDVGRAYGFDNLEPRYPDVGTVGGRHERSRLEDAVRTSLVGLGFEDLLNFHMTSGTENYDRMNVEPGTGGAALADGETANASAGVFGGGDPVEITEPYSEEYTQLRTWALPSLVMLLERNTHNAYPQDVAEVGFVAERDDDEEANVAESRHVAGAVARRDASYEAAKGRLQALCDDFGAELATPRTEHPSFIEGRAADVEIDGERVGVIGELHPAVLVEHDLEVPVAAFEFDLDALR, via the coding sequence ATGCCCGTCGTCGACATCGACACCGACGAGCTGCGCGGGCTCACCGGCCGCACCGACACGAGCGACGAGGAGTTCAAGGAGGACCTGTTCGGCCTCGGCTTAGAGTTCGAGGGCGAGACCGACGACGGGCTCCTCCAGTTCGAGTTCGCGCCCGACCGGCTCGACCGACTCTCCGTCGAGGGGGTCGCGCGCTCGCTGCGCTACCACTACGGCGACGACCGCGGCGTCTACGTCCCCGACACGAACGACCCCGAGTGGACGATCGAAGTCGACGAGTCGGTGCCCGACGAGCGCCCGTACGTCACCGGCGCCGTCGTCCGCGGCCTCGACCTCGACGAGGCGGCCTTAGAGTCGCTGATCCAGCTCCAGGAGAAGCTCCACGCGACGATGGGTCGCGGCCGCGCAAAGGGCGCGATCGGGATCCACGACCTCGCGATGGTGAAGGGCGCACCGCTCCAGGAGGGCGCGGAGCCGTCGATCACCTACCGCGGTGTCGACCCCGACGGCGACACGTTCGTCCCGCTCGACGCGAACGACGAGCTGACCCCGAACGAGGTCCTTGATGAGCACGACACGGGGACGACCTACGCCGATCTCGTCGAGGGGCTCGACCGCTACCCGGCGATCTACGACGAGCTCGGCCTCTTCTCGTTCCCGCCGGTTATCAACGGGAAGCGCACCGAGGTGACGACCGGCTCCCGCGAGCTGCTCGTCGAACTCACCGGCACCGACCAGTGGACGATCGACCGGATGTGTAATATCATCTGTTACGCGCTGTCTGCCCGCGGCGCGACGATCGAGGAGGTCAAGGTGAACTACGCCGAGGGCGCCACGCACCCGAGCGAGTACGGCCGAGAGCTCGTCCGCCCGAACCTCGACGTCGACGAGAAGACCGTCTCGCACGACCGGATCGAGACGCTGCTCGGCGTCGAGTTCGAGCCCGAGGAGGTCGTCGACTGCTTCGAGCGCGCCGGGCTCGACGCCTCCTACACCCTCGATGAGGACGTGACCTACGAGGTGTCGATTCCGCCGTACCGCGTCGACGTGCTCCACCCGCTCGACCTCGTCGACGACGTGGGGCGCGCGTACGGCTTCGACAACTTAGAGCCGCGCTACCCCGACGTGGGGACAGTGGGGGGCCGCCATGAGCGCTCGCGCTTAGAGGACGCGGTCCGGACGAGCCTCGTCGGCCTCGGCTTCGAGGATCTCCTGAACTTCCACATGACGAGCGGAACGGAGAACTACGACCGGATGAACGTCGAGCCCGGGACCGGGGGCGCGGCGCTCGCCGACGGGGAGACGGCGAACGCGAGCGCCGGCGTCTTCGGCGGCGGCGACCCCGTCGAGATCACCGAGCCGTACAGCGAGGAGTACACCCAGCTCCGCACGTGGGCACTTCCGTCGCTCGTGATGCTGTTGGAGCGGAACACCCACAACGCCTACCCGCAAGACGTCGCCGAGGTCGGCTTCGTCGCCGAGCGCGACGACGACGAGGAGGCGAACGTCGCCGAGTCCCGCCACGTCGCCGGCGCGGTCGCCCGCCGCGACGCCTCCTACGAGGCCGCGAAGGGGCGCCTCCAGGCGCTCTGTGACGACTTCGGCGCCGAGTTGGCGACCCCGCGGACCGAACACCCGTCGTTCATCGAGGGCCGCGCCGCCGACGTCGAGATCGACGGCGAGCGCGTCGGCGTGATCGGCGAGCTCCACCCCGCGGTGCTCGTCGAACACGACCTGGAGGTGCCGGTCGCCGCCTTCGAGTTCGACCTCGACGCGCTGCGGTGA
- a CDS encoding phenylalanine--tRNA ligase subunit alpha produces MRLPERQLAVLEAASATDERTVAEIADETDLKPETVAGAAFDLADEGLVEVGSATDETLELTDEGRTYVEDGLPETRLYRAGLDAGADAEPVSMGEVIGGADLDGPEVDIALANFARKGFGSVNGGELSVDPDVDPDADPEATALAALADAGGEGEGLDAEALDVDEAAIDQLDSRGLVAVGESVTRTVRLTDDGVDALMTGVEATETVGALTPELLASGEWRDAEFAEYNVEADAETARGGRKHVLRRTADRVKDVLVGMGFQEMEGPHADADFWINDCLFMPQDHPARTHWDRFALDVDRMESIPDELMARVEAAHRDGWGVDGDGYHSPWSADFAREVALRGHTTSLSMRYLSGIAGAELEPPQRYFSVEKVYRNDTLDPTHLLEFFQIEGWVMAEDLSVRDLMGTFEEFYRQFGITDIRFKPHYNPYTEPSFELFGEHPETGEEIEIGNSGVFREEVTGPLGVDCDVMAWGLALERLAMLTTGAEDIRDLHGTLADIDFLRNAEVSY; encoded by the coding sequence ATGCGACTCCCGGAACGACAGCTCGCGGTCCTCGAGGCCGCGAGCGCGACGGACGAACGAACGGTGGCGGAGATAGCCGACGAGACGGACCTGAAGCCGGAGACGGTCGCCGGCGCGGCGTTCGACCTCGCCGACGAGGGGCTCGTCGAGGTCGGGTCCGCGACCGACGAGACGCTCGAACTCACCGACGAGGGACGGACCTACGTCGAGGACGGGCTCCCCGAGACGCGGCTCTACCGGGCCGGGCTCGACGCGGGCGCCGACGCCGAACCGGTCTCGATGGGCGAGGTCATCGGCGGGGCCGATCTAGACGGCCCCGAGGTCGACATCGCGCTCGCGAACTTCGCGCGGAAGGGATTCGGGAGCGTCAACGGCGGCGAGCTCTCGGTCGATCCGGACGTCGACCCGGACGCCGACCCCGAGGCGACGGCGCTCGCGGCGCTCGCTGACGCCGGCGGTGAGGGCGAGGGGCTCGACGCGGAGGCCCTTGATGTCGACGAGGCGGCGATCGACCAGCTCGACTCGCGCGGGTTAGTGGCGGTCGGCGAGTCGGTCACGCGGACGGTCCGGCTCACCGACGACGGCGTCGACGCGCTGATGACCGGCGTGGAGGCGACCGAGACGGTCGGGGCGCTCACGCCCGAACTCCTCGCCAGCGGCGAGTGGCGTGACGCCGAGTTCGCCGAGTACAACGTCGAGGCCGACGCTGAGACGGCCCGCGGCGGCCGGAAACACGTCCTCCGTCGGACCGCCGACCGCGTGAAGGACGTGCTGGTCGGCATGGGGTTCCAAGAGATGGAGGGCCCGCACGCCGACGCCGACTTCTGGATCAACGACTGCCTGTTCATGCCCCAGGACCACCCGGCGCGGACCCACTGGGACCGGTTCGCGCTCGACGTGGACCGGATGGAGTCGATTCCGGACGAGCTGATGGCCCGCGTCGAGGCCGCCCACCGCGACGGGTGGGGGGTCGACGGCGACGGCTACCACTCGCCGTGGTCGGCCGACTTCGCCCGCGAGGTCGCGCTCCGCGGTCACACCACCTCGCTGTCGATGCGCTACCTCTCGGGGATCGCGGGCGCGGAGCTGGAGCCGCCCCAGCGCTACTTCTCGGTCGAGAAGGTGTACCGCAACGACACGCTCGACCCGACGCACCTGCTGGAGTTCTTCCAGATCGAGGGGTGGGTGATGGCCGAGGACCTCTCGGTGCGCGACCTGATGGGCACCTTCGAGGAGTTCTACCGGCAGTTCGGGATCACGGACATCCGGTTCAAGCCGCACTACAACCCGTACACGGAGCCCTCCTTCGAGCTGTTCGGCGAGCACCCGGAGACGGGCGAGGAGATCGAGATCGGCAACTCCGGCGTCTTCCGCGAGGAGGTCACCGGCCCGCTCGGCGTCGACTGCGACGTGATGGCGTGGGGGCTCGCCTTGGAGCGACTGGCGATGCTCACCACCGGGGCGGAGGACATCCGTGACCTCCACGGAACCTTAGCCGACATCGACTTCCTGCGGAACGCGGAGGTGAGCTACTGA
- a CDS encoding HalOD1 output domain-containing protein codes for MSSATTGSNDSGSVPETARVCHGDDGPAPSLAVVEAIAELVDVDPVDLSKEGVVLYEHVDPDALNALVAGRADADVDISLTVAGYDVRVGPDSAVARRARD; via the coding sequence ATGAGCAGCGCAACGACCGGATCGAACGATTCCGGCTCGGTTCCGGAGACGGCCCGCGTCTGTCACGGCGACGACGGTCCCGCTCCGAGTCTCGCCGTCGTCGAGGCGATCGCCGAACTCGTCGATGTCGACCCCGTCGACCTGTCCAAGGAGGGCGTGGTGCTGTACGAACACGTCGATCCCGACGCGCTGAACGCGCTCGTCGCGGGACGGGCCGACGCCGACGTCGACATCTCGCTCACGGTGGCGGGCTACGACGTCCGCGTCGGCCCCGACTCCGCGGTCGCTCGCCGAGCGCGGGACTGA
- a CDS encoding chromosome partitioning protein ParA — MILAVAGGKGGVGKTTLAYNVAAELDGVVVDADLGMADLPDGRGPDLHDVLAGAADPIETVRSGPVDIVPCGRTLAGARAADLTRLKGAVAAVEREFGTVVLDCPAGRRADAGVPLAVADACLLVVSPRAFALADAIRTRELARELDAGLVGCAVNRVTEPPPVEPIGDALGAPVEVVPTDPRVGRSVATERPIVSAAPDSEAAAAVRALARRVPE, encoded by the coding sequence GTGATCCTCGCGGTGGCGGGCGGGAAGGGCGGCGTCGGGAAGACGACGCTCGCGTACAACGTCGCCGCCGAGCTCGACGGGGTCGTCGTCGACGCGGACCTCGGGATGGCGGACCTGCCTGACGGCCGCGGCCCCGACCTCCACGACGTGCTCGCCGGCGCGGCGGACCCGATAGAGACGGTCCGGTCGGGGCCGGTCGATATCGTCCCCTGCGGGCGGACCTTGGCCGGCGCGCGCGCCGCGGACTTGACCCGGCTGAAGGGGGCGGTCGCCGCGGTCGAGCGCGAGTTCGGGACCGTCGTCCTCGACTGTCCCGCGGGACGCCGCGCCGACGCCGGCGTGCCGCTGGCGGTCGCGGACGCCTGCCTCCTCGTCGTCTCGCCCCGGGCGTTCGCGCTGGCCGACGCGATCCGCACCCGGGAGCTCGCCCGCGAGCTCGACGCCGGCCTGGTCGGCTGCGCGGTCAACCGCGTGACCGAGCCGCCGCCAGTCGAACCGATCGGCGACGCGCTCGGCGCGCCCGTCGAGGTGGTCCCGACCGACCCGCGAGTCGGTCGGTCCGTCGCGACGGAGCGGCCGATCGTGAGCGCCGCGCCCGACAGCGAGGCCGCGGCGGCGGTCCGGGCGCTCGCGCGGCGCGTCCCGGAGTGA